The nucleotide sequence TGAAGTCGACGAGCACCGCGACGAAGCGCTCGGGGGCCTCGCAGTGCGGGTAGTGGCCCACCCCGTCGAAGATTTCGAGGCGGCTGCCGGGGATGGCCTGGTGCGCC is from Candidatus Binatia bacterium and encodes:
- a CDS encoding alpha/beta hydrolase, giving the protein AHQAIPGSRLEIFDGVGHYPHCEAPERFVAVLVDFIASTKPARLPVRGHGRRSPPVARTTPKDGS